Proteins encoded by one window of Filimonas effusa:
- a CDS encoding transglutaminase family protein → MPIFNIHHITRYEYNRPVKESTNEIKIYPYQCPEQETLRHELIISGHPEVQVFTDYWGNRFGSFNVLPLHQELTIESKLVVRTTASSQLRINFHGSFEQLAQEVNGQLQLLELATAESIALQKEIEEIAAHIQERARSVAAAVEYCGEYIFKHFQYIKGITNIETTVDEVLQHRAGVCQDFAHLMLHILRTLGIPSRYVSGYICPNKNGMRGEGATHAWIEAWIPGFGWAGIDPTNNVWVTNNHVKLAVGRHFIDCTPVKGSFKGPARQILSVYVSVGYEDGHTFEEINNVNTPTDGSVTTEDGDSEGFANQQQ, encoded by the coding sequence ATGCCGATTTTCAATATACATCACATCACACGGTACGAATACAACCGGCCTGTTAAAGAAAGCACCAACGAAATAAAGATCTATCCGTATCAATGCCCCGAGCAGGAAACGCTGAGGCATGAACTGATCATATCGGGGCATCCCGAGGTACAGGTCTTTACCGATTACTGGGGCAACCGCTTTGGCAGCTTCAATGTATTGCCCCTGCACCAGGAGCTCACGATAGAAAGCAAACTGGTGGTTCGTACCACGGCGTCGTCGCAGTTGCGCATCAACTTCCATGGCAGCTTCGAACAGCTGGCGCAGGAAGTGAATGGCCAGTTGCAACTGCTTGAACTGGCTACGGCAGAATCTATAGCCCTGCAAAAAGAAATTGAAGAAATAGCTGCTCATATTCAGGAACGCGCCCGCAGCGTTGCCGCCGCCGTAGAATACTGCGGAGAGTACATCTTCAAACACTTCCAGTATATAAAAGGCATCACCAATATAGAAACCACGGTCGACGAGGTGCTCCAGCACCGCGCAGGCGTATGCCAGGACTTCGCGCACCTCATGCTGCATATCCTGCGTACATTGGGCATTCCGTCACGTTATGTAAGCGGCTATATCTGCCCCAACAAAAACGGCATGCGCGGCGAAGGCGCCACACACGCCTGGATTGAAGCCTGGATCCCCGGATTCGGATGGGCAGGCATTGACCCTACCAACAACGTCTGGGTCACCAATAACCACGTTAAATTAGCCGTAGGACGCCATTTTATTGACTGTACCCCCGTAAAAGGCTCCTTCAAAGGCCCAGCCCGGCAAATACTCTCGGTCTACGTCTCCGTTGGCTACGAAGACGGCCATACTTTTGAAGAGATCAACAACGTAAATACGCCCACAGATGGCTCCGTAACCACAGAAGACGGTGACAGTGAAGGTTTTGCGAATCAACAGCAGTAA